A window of the Lolium perenne isolate Kyuss_39 chromosome 7, Kyuss_2.0, whole genome shotgun sequence genome harbors these coding sequences:
- the LOC127316555 gene encoding uncharacterized protein isoform X1 → MYLSFNQSIAGNKMKMSVSVVLLITILCAFAPLPSEALNVRGHLLKSKTFRSPPFFLSPGSVSDKYHYDMDFPQGHLAIKSFDAEVVDENGVSVPLHETYLHHWVVEPYYALKNSHSADSEKLPKAVPGGNDGVCSTLGQFFGLGSETRRTATWIPDPYGIEVGNPEKAPEGYEQKWLLNIHAIDTRGVVDKPGCTECKCDFYNVTVDEFGDTIPKNYRGGLYCCYDQTQCQVKDGFNGEVRKLFLQYKVTWLDWTDAVVPVKIYIFDVTDTSLLDGTTDSCKIEYQVEECTAVNLANDDCIHVKTSRAVLPRGGDIVFGAAHQHSGGSGSSLYGQDGRLLCESLPTYGTGQEAGNEANYIVGMSTCYPKPGSIKVSDGEVLTVVSNYSSDRQHTGVMGLFYILVAEPQQPAPAPSLCFSFPAKWCLPAWISRNM, encoded by the exons ATGTATCTTTCATTCAATCAATCCATCG CTGGTAACAAGATGAAAATGTCAGTGTCTGTTGTGCTGCTCATTACAATCCTATGTGCTTTCGCTCCCCTACCTTCTGAAGCCCTCAATGTGAGAGGCCATCTACTGAAATCAAAGACGTTCCGGTCTCCACCATTCTTTCTGAGCCCTGGATCAGTCTCAGACAAGTACCACTATGACATGGACTTCCCTCAAGGTCACCTTGCCATCAAGAGCTTTGATGCAGAGGTTGTCGATGAGAACGGCGTCTCTGTCCCACTCCATGAGACTTACCTGCATCACTGGGTTGTGGAACCATACTATGCTTTGAAGAACAGTCATAGTGCTGATTCGGAAAAGCTTCCGAAGGCAGTGCCCGGAGGGAATGATGGAGTGTGCTCCACACTAGGCCAGTTCTTCGGCCTTGGTTCCGAGACCCGCCGCACCGCTACATGGATCCCTGATCCTTACGGAATAGAAGTTGGCAATCCGGAGAAAGCACCTGAAGGTTATGAGCAGAAATGGTTGCTTAATATTCATGCCATCGACACGAGGGGCGTGGTCGACAAGCCTGGCTGCACCGAGTGCAAGTGTGACTTCTACAACGttacagttgatgagtttggggaCACGATCCCGAAGAACTACAGAGGTGGGTTGTATTGCTGCTATGATCAGACACAGTGTCAGGTGAAAGATGGGTTCAATGGCGAGGTGCGGAAGCTGTTCTTGCAGTACAAGGTGACGTGGCTCGACTGGACTGATGCGGTGGTGCccgtcaagatttacatatttgaTGTTACCGACACCTCTCTGCTCGATGGAACTACTGATTCTTGCAAG ATTGAGTATCAAGTCGAGGAATGCACCGCGGTAAACCTAGCCAACGATGATTGCATCCATGTTAAGACTTCTAGAGCGGTCTTACCGCGTGGAGGAGATATCGTGTTCGGTGCTGCGCACCAGCACTCTGGTGGAAGCGGTTCTTCTTTATATGGCCAG GACGGACGCCTTCTATGCGAATCTCTTCCGACCTACGGTACAGGGCAGGAGGCAGGGAACGAGGCGAACTACATCGTCGGCATGTCGACATGCTACCCTAAACCAGGCTCCATCAAGGTCAGCGACGGCGAGGTGCTGACCGTCGTGTCCAACTACAGCAGCGACCGCCAGCACACCGGCGTTATGGGCCTGTTCTACATCCTCGTGGCCGAGCCGCAGCAGCCGGCTCCTGCGCCATCCCTCTGCTTCAGTTTCCCAGCCAAAT GGTGCTTACCGGCATGGATCTCCAGAAACATGTGA
- the LOC127316555 gene encoding uncharacterized protein isoform X2 produces the protein MKMSVSVVLLITILCAFAPLPSEALNVRGHLLKSKTFRSPPFFLSPGSVSDKYHYDMDFPQGHLAIKSFDAEVVDENGVSVPLHETYLHHWVVEPYYALKNSHSADSEKLPKAVPGGNDGVCSTLGQFFGLGSETRRTATWIPDPYGIEVGNPEKAPEGYEQKWLLNIHAIDTRGVVDKPGCTECKCDFYNVTVDEFGDTIPKNYRGGLYCCYDQTQCQVKDGFNGEVRKLFLQYKVTWLDWTDAVVPVKIYIFDVTDTSLLDGTTDSCKIEYQVEECTAVNLANDDCIHVKTSRAVLPRGGDIVFGAAHQHSGGSGSSLYGQDGRLLCESLPTYGTGQEAGNEANYIVGMSTCYPKPGSIKVSDGEVLTVVSNYSSDRQHTGVMGLFYILVAEPQQPAPAPSLCFSFPAKWCLPAWISRNM, from the exons ATGAAAATGTCAGTGTCTGTTGTGCTGCTCATTACAATCCTATGTGCTTTCGCTCCCCTACCTTCTGAAGCCCTCAATGTGAGAGGCCATCTACTGAAATCAAAGACGTTCCGGTCTCCACCATTCTTTCTGAGCCCTGGATCAGTCTCAGACAAGTACCACTATGACATGGACTTCCCTCAAGGTCACCTTGCCATCAAGAGCTTTGATGCAGAGGTTGTCGATGAGAACGGCGTCTCTGTCCCACTCCATGAGACTTACCTGCATCACTGGGTTGTGGAACCATACTATGCTTTGAAGAACAGTCATAGTGCTGATTCGGAAAAGCTTCCGAAGGCAGTGCCCGGAGGGAATGATGGAGTGTGCTCCACACTAGGCCAGTTCTTCGGCCTTGGTTCCGAGACCCGCCGCACCGCTACATGGATCCCTGATCCTTACGGAATAGAAGTTGGCAATCCGGAGAAAGCACCTGAAGGTTATGAGCAGAAATGGTTGCTTAATATTCATGCCATCGACACGAGGGGCGTGGTCGACAAGCCTGGCTGCACCGAGTGCAAGTGTGACTTCTACAACGttacagttgatgagtttggggaCACGATCCCGAAGAACTACAGAGGTGGGTTGTATTGCTGCTATGATCAGACACAGTGTCAGGTGAAAGATGGGTTCAATGGCGAGGTGCGGAAGCTGTTCTTGCAGTACAAGGTGACGTGGCTCGACTGGACTGATGCGGTGGTGCccgtcaagatttacatatttgaTGTTACCGACACCTCTCTGCTCGATGGAACTACTGATTCTTGCAAG ATTGAGTATCAAGTCGAGGAATGCACCGCGGTAAACCTAGCCAACGATGATTGCATCCATGTTAAGACTTCTAGAGCGGTCTTACCGCGTGGAGGAGATATCGTGTTCGGTGCTGCGCACCAGCACTCTGGTGGAAGCGGTTCTTCTTTATATGGCCAG GACGGACGCCTTCTATGCGAATCTCTTCCGACCTACGGTACAGGGCAGGAGGCAGGGAACGAGGCGAACTACATCGTCGGCATGTCGACATGCTACCCTAAACCAGGCTCCATCAAGGTCAGCGACGGCGAGGTGCTGACCGTCGTGTCCAACTACAGCAGCGACCGCCAGCACACCGGCGTTATGGGCCTGTTCTACATCCTCGTGGCCGAGCCGCAGCAGCCGGCTCCTGCGCCATCCCTCTGCTTCAGTTTCCCAGCCAAAT GGTGCTTACCGGCATGGATCTCCAGAAACATGTGA